One part of the Treponema sp. OMZ 787 genome encodes these proteins:
- a CDS encoding leucine-rich repeat domain-containing protein: protein MDIKKLKKVIIFISFILFAAACSDNKPQKEQDIKTADNKNDKEEAPINLPNTESISLTTAKSKGEKIRLKVERFVDNREPIWIDLNGNKQVDEKEDITSFVTPGMSAYRDYVIDSDIITIYGKINRFFCDGNRITSIDLGNNPSLTSLACFDNNLTDLQLTNNRNLVYLSCEKNSLKSINLSQNFDLKEIFCYENQITELDVSHITGLVHLELQNNKLDSLDVSKNSSLTTLYCHDNELIYLNTDNCRDLKFLACSGNALTSIDISSSPLLKKLWCGNNKLENLDLSKNVKISFLGAGDNLLSELDISKNLSLREFYCYNNNLSSLSLDGHENIEILSCYNNQLNSLDISNLPELQECYCSNTNISELDVSKNSKLITLSCNENNISQINCSNLKNLEYLYLSENRLTSLDITQNLNLTELGCKTNMLTELNISSNRKLKELYCQDNKLKALNTSNNTKLNTLYCKKNEISNIDLTKNTELKFLSVSENRLQFLNLRNNPKLEKLWCHDNLLMGLSFLNNNNIKYVSCYNNRIKEKEMEILITSLPSRPSGDMGNIYVVDRRENSTDNNICSVRQVNTANIKKWNVFNSAGEKFTGH, encoded by the coding sequence ATGGATATTAAAAAACTAAAGAAGGTTATAATTTTTATAAGTTTTATTCTTTTTGCGGCAGCTTGTTCGGATAATAAGCCGCAAAAAGAGCAAGATATAAAAACTGCGGATAACAAAAACGATAAAGAAGAAGCACCTATCAATTTACCGAATACGGAATCTATAAGTTTGACCACAGCAAAATCAAAGGGAGAAAAAATAAGACTCAAAGTTGAAAGATTTGTCGATAATCGTGAGCCTATATGGATTGATTTAAACGGAAATAAACAAGTAGATGAAAAAGAAGATATAACTTCATTTGTTACTCCCGGTATGTCCGCTTATCGTGATTATGTTATTGATAGTGATATTATAACTATATACGGTAAAATAAATAGATTTTTTTGTGATGGAAACCGTATCACAAGCATTGATTTGGGTAATAACCCATCATTAACAAGCCTTGCATGTTTTGACAATAATCTTACAGACCTGCAGCTTACAAATAACAGAAATCTTGTATATTTGTCTTGCGAAAAAAATAGTTTGAAATCCATAAATCTAAGTCAAAATTTTGATCTAAAAGAGATTTTTTGTTATGAAAATCAAATTACGGAACTGGATGTTTCGCATATCACAGGATTAGTACATTTAGAACTGCAAAATAACAAATTAGACTCTCTCGATGTGTCCAAAAATAGCTCTCTTACAACATTATATTGTCATGACAATGAGCTGATATATTTGAATACAGATAATTGTAGAGATTTAAAATTTCTCGCTTGTTCAGGTAATGCTCTTACTTCTATAGATATCAGCTCAAGTCCTCTTTTAAAGAAATTATGGTGCGGTAATAATAAGCTTGAAAATCTCGACTTGTCGAAAAATGTTAAAATAAGTTTTCTTGGAGCGGGTGATAATTTATTATCCGAATTGGATATAAGCAAAAACTTAAGTCTTAGAGAGTTTTACTGTTATAACAATAATCTATCTTCTTTATCTTTAGACGGACATGAAAATATTGAGATATTGAGTTGTTATAATAACCAACTAAATTCTCTTGATATTTCTAATCTTCCTGAATTGCAAGAATGTTATTGTTCCAATACAAATATAAGTGAACTGGATGTATCAAAAAATAGTAAGTTGATAACATTGTCTTGCAATGAAAACAATATATCTCAAATAAATTGCTCCAATCTTAAAAACCTTGAGTATCTTTATTTATCCGAAAACCGGCTTACATCTTTGGATATAACGCAAAATTTAAATCTTACAGAGCTTGGCTGTAAAACGAATATGTTGACAGAATTGAATATAAGCAGCAATAGAAAATTAAAAGAATTATATTGCCAAGATAATAAACTAAAAGCCCTTAATACGTCTAATAATACAAAATTAAATACATTGTATTGTAAGAAAAATGAAATTAGTAATATCGATCTTACAAAAAATACAGAATTGAAGTTTTTATCTGTAAGCGAAAATCGTTTGCAATTTTTGAATTTACGAAATAATCCAAAATTGGAAAAATTATGGTGTCATGATAACTTACTTATGGGGCTCAGTTTTTTAAACAATAATAATATAAAATACGTATCATGTTACAATAACCGCATAAAAGAAAAAGAGATGGAAATACTCATAACATCTTTACCTTCCCGCCCAAGCGGAGATATGGGAAATATATACGTAGTTGACAGACGGGAAAATAGTACGGATAATAACATTTGCTCCGTCCGGCAGGTCAATACTGCAAATATAAAGAAATGGAATGTGTTTAATTCCGCCGGTGAGAAGTTTACAGGACATTAA
- a CDS encoding adenylate/guanylate cyclase domain-containing protein, producing the protein MNLNLHYEQNQEAADKIADSLSAFKEEKLFHIDVYGLAESLKLNKDTALNIFIQGVYDGFFIIDWIYHCPTCGGVAHETLSIHEAVSENYCSACQKAFNNTLDDNIEVFFSIHPNIIPLEPSLKEAYLAKIENDVNTGNYLSWKKPNSIKGIDLIQNNLYRDLMRSDVLIAEQSLQIMKTAILFTDIKGSTFMYSELGDAKAFALVRDHFRILFDVIKRFNGVPVKTIGDAIMGVFMNSKNAVDAGIEIQKELNEEYKNNPEIERIEVKIGIHSGPALVVTLNNRLDYFGTSVNMAARIQNAALPNEVVISEKLFEDKEIQKSIAAVTNKVQRQRITFKGMKEESTVYHIRVE; encoded by the coding sequence ATGAATTTAAATTTACACTACGAGCAAAATCAAGAAGCTGCGGATAAAATTGCAGATTCATTATCGGCTTTTAAGGAAGAAAAGTTATTTCATATTGATGTCTACGGCCTTGCAGAAAGTCTAAAACTAAATAAAGACACGGCCTTAAATATTTTTATTCAAGGCGTATATGACGGTTTTTTTATTATAGACTGGATTTATCACTGCCCGACCTGCGGAGGCGTTGCCCATGAAACGCTCTCAATACATGAAGCTGTTTCGGAAAACTACTGCTCTGCTTGTCAAAAAGCCTTTAACAACACATTAGACGACAACATTGAAGTTTTCTTCTCCATTCATCCGAATATAATACCCTTGGAACCTTCATTAAAGGAAGCCTATCTTGCAAAAATAGAAAACGATGTAAATACCGGAAATTACCTTTCATGGAAAAAGCCCAATTCCATAAAGGGAATCGATTTGATTCAAAATAACCTTTACAGAGATCTTATGAGATCGGATGTTTTGATAGCCGAACAGTCCCTTCAAATAATGAAAACGGCAATCCTGTTTACCGATATTAAGGGATCGACCTTTATGTATTCGGAATTAGGAGATGCAAAGGCCTTTGCCCTTGTCAGGGATCACTTTAGAATTCTATTTGACGTAATAAAAAGATTTAATGGTGTTCCTGTAAAAACAATAGGCGATGCGATTATGGGTGTTTTTATGAATTCTAAAAATGCAGTCGATGCCGGTATCGAAATACAAAAAGAACTCAATGAAGAATATAAAAACAATCCCGAAATTGAAAGAATTGAAGTAAAAATAGGCATTCACTCAGGCCCGGCTCTGGTCGTTACCTTGAATAACCGCTTGGACTACTTCGGCACAAGCGTCAACATGGCCGCCCGTATTCAAAATGCAGCTCTACCGAATGAAGTAGTAATTTCGGAAAAGCTTTTTGAGGATAAAGAAATACAAAAATCCATAGCAGCCGTTACAAACAAGGTCCAGCGCCAACGCATAACTTTTAAGGGAATGAAAGAAGAGTCTACGGTTTATCACATAAGGGTCGAATAA
- the gltX gene encoding glutamate--tRNA ligase yields MQVKVRYAPSPTGFQHIGGVRTALFNYLFARSKGGKFVLRIEDTDRTRYSEEYEQNLYDTLEWLGLEWDEGGPKGGPCAPYIQSQRFEIYRKYAQELVDKGFAYYCFCDSERLDRIRKIQTMNKMPPGYDRACRNLTDEEIKAKMDEGVPYVIRLKVPLEGSTKFTDALLGDIEWKNEDINPDQILLKSDGFPTYHLANIVDDHLMGITHVMRAQEWLPSTPMHVIMYKAFGWEPPQFCHLPMVMGNDGQKLSKRHGATSCNEFRNRGYLKEAIINYVAMLGCSYEDGRDMYSLSDLEKLFDVKHLNKAPAVFDYKKLEWFNGQYMREKTDEELFELTWPYIANSGLFGKIDEEKLKSAGCRFENQTYLKPAQEQKDILMKVMPLVKERLHLLSEITEMVRFLFEEPAVPPAEEIIPKKLDAETTKKVLQKAIEVMPKIQGLDDHQGGEVFRAEADAMGIKMGDFMMPIRMTVTGSRISPPLVGSIQILGIEKAVKRIEKAIAERF; encoded by the coding sequence ATGCAAGTTAAAGTCAGATATGCTCCCTCTCCTACAGGCTTTCAGCACATAGGCGGAGTCCGTACAGCCTTGTTTAATTATCTTTTTGCCCGCTCAAAGGGCGGAAAATTTGTTTTGCGTATCGAAGATACAGATAGAACAAGGTACAGTGAAGAATATGAACAGAACCTTTATGATACCCTTGAATGGCTCGGCCTTGAATGGGATGAAGGCGGCCCAAAGGGCGGCCCTTGCGCCCCCTATATTCAGTCTCAAAGATTTGAAATCTACCGCAAATATGCTCAAGAGCTTGTAGACAAAGGCTTTGCGTACTACTGTTTTTGCGATTCGGAAAGGCTCGACAGAATCCGCAAAATTCAAACCATGAACAAAATGCCTCCGGGTTATGACAGGGCTTGCCGCAATTTAACCGATGAAGAAATTAAGGCCAAAATGGATGAGGGCGTACCTTATGTTATCCGCTTAAAGGTTCCGCTTGAAGGCAGCACCAAATTTACCGATGCACTCTTAGGCGACATTGAGTGGAAAAATGAAGACATTAACCCCGACCAAATCCTTTTAAAAAGCGATGGATTCCCCACCTATCACTTGGCAAACATCGTGGATGATCACCTGATGGGCATAACCCATGTTATGCGGGCTCAAGAATGGCTTCCTTCTACCCCAATGCATGTTATAATGTACAAGGCCTTCGGCTGGGAACCGCCTCAGTTCTGCCACCTGCCGATGGTTATGGGAAACGACGGGCAAAAGCTTTCAAAGCGTCACGGAGCTACAAGCTGTAACGAATTTAGGAATAGGGGCTATTTAAAAGAGGCTATTATCAACTACGTAGCTATGCTCGGATGCTCTTACGAAGACGGCCGAGATATGTACAGCCTTTCAGACTTAGAAAAACTCTTCGATGTAAAACACTTGAACAAGGCTCCGGCCGTATTCGATTATAAAAAACTGGAGTGGTTTAACGGCCAGTACATGAGAGAAAAAACCGATGAAGAGCTTTTTGAGCTTACATGGCCCTATATTGCAAATTCAGGCCTTTTCGGAAAAATAGACGAAGAGAAATTAAAAAGTGCCGGCTGCCGCTTTGAAAATCAAACCTATTTAAAGCCGGCTCAAGAGCAAAAAGATATTTTAATGAAAGTAATGCCTTTAGTAAAAGAAAGACTTCACCTTTTAAGCGAAATAACCGAAATGGTACGCTTCCTATTTGAAGAACCGGCTGTTCCTCCGGCTGAAGAAATAATCCCGAAAAAACTTGATGCCGAAACAACTAAAAAGGTTCTCCAAAAAGCAATCGAGGTAATGCCTAAAATCCAAGGACTTGACGACCACCAGGGCGGCGAAGTCTTTAGAGCAGAAGCCGATGCTATGGGTATAAAGATGGGAGACTTTATGATGCCTATCAGAATGACTGTTACCGGCAGCAGAATAAGCCCGCCCCTTGTAGGCTCAATCCAAATATTGGGAATCGAAAAAGCCGTTAAGCGCATAGAAAAAGCTATAGCGGAACGATTCTAA
- a CDS encoding flagellar biosynthesis anti-sigma factor FlgM, whose translation MIEKLGGIDPIKNLQNTQKPRRMEKIEVSDSVQVSPEAQKLSEIYFAMDAVKAAPDIRKEKIEEVTRKFQDPSYIDSILDQTADKILDSFGF comes from the coding sequence ATGATAGAAAAATTGGGCGGAATTGATCCGATCAAGAATTTACAAAACACTCAAAAACCCAGAAGAATGGAAAAAATAGAAGTTTCCGATTCAGTACAAGTATCTCCTGAGGCTCAAAAACTATCGGAAATTTATTTTGCAATGGATGCAGTAAAGGCTGCCCCAGACATCCGAAAAGAAAAAATAGAAGAAGTTACAAGAAAATTTCAAGATCCTTCATATATAGATAGTATTTTGGATCAAACAGCAGATAAAATTTTAGACTCTTTCGGATTTTAA
- the rsmI gene encoding 16S rRNA (cytidine(1402)-2'-O)-methyltransferase yields MGILFVVATPIGNLKDISFRALETFQEADFIACEDTRHTLGLLTHYEISKPLISCRAVNEAAASEKIVKLLDEGKKIAYASDAGTPAISDPGSILVRMAREAGHTIIPIPGASAFGAIISIAGTYDKTVVFEGFLSPKGGKRKRRLQELFDFGAGFVLYESPYRIVKLLSDIAEIDSNRELIVGRELTKLHEEIIKGPAAEVLQNFEKRPSIKGEFSVFVTGK; encoded by the coding sequence GTGGGAATTTTATTTGTTGTTGCCACTCCGATAGGCAATCTAAAAGACATCAGTTTTAGAGCTTTGGAGACTTTTCAAGAAGCAGATTTTATAGCTTGTGAGGACACAAGGCACACATTGGGCCTTCTAACCCATTATGAAATCTCAAAGCCTCTAATTTCATGTAGGGCAGTAAACGAAGCGGCAGCCTCCGAAAAAATTGTAAAACTTTTAGATGAAGGAAAAAAAATCGCCTATGCAAGCGATGCAGGAACCCCGGCAATCAGTGACCCGGGTTCTATTTTAGTAAGAATGGCAAGAGAGGCAGGGCACACAATAATTCCGATTCCGGGAGCTTCGGCCTTTGGTGCTATCATAAGCATAGCAGGAACTTACGACAAAACGGTAGTTTTTGAAGGCTTTTTGTCGCCTAAGGGCGGAAAACGCAAGCGGAGACTGCAGGAGCTTTTTGATTTCGGGGCGGGTTTTGTTTTATATGAATCCCCCTATAGAATTGTAAAGCTCTTATCCGATATTGCCGAAATAGATAGTAACCGTGAGCTTATTGTCGGGAGGGAGCTTACAAAACTCCATGAAGAAATTATCAAGGGGCCGGCAGCTGAAGTTTTACAAAACTTTGAAAAAAGGCCCTCAATAAAGGGAGAATTTTCGGTTTTTGTTACAGGAAAATAA